Proteins encoded in a region of the Streptococcus sanguinis genome:
- the dprA gene encoding DNA-processing protein DprA, giving the protein MNNFEIYKMKKAGLTNHQVLNVLRYAESRDGKLSLRDKAVVSECRNPALFIEKYKGLDLPALKEEFELFPSFSILDDIYPWDLCEIYDAPTLLFYQGNLKLLELPKAAVVGSRDSSKQGNASVQKIVKELNNELVIVSGLARGIDTAAHMAALQNGGQTIAVIGTGLDVFYPKANKKLQSYIGKNHLLLTEYGPGEQPLKFHFPERNRIIAGLCRGVIVAEAKMRSGSLITCERAMEEGRDVFAIPGSILDGKSDGCHHLIQEGAKCITSGSDVLSEFDF; this is encoded by the coding sequence ATGAATAATTTTGAGATTTATAAAATGAAAAAAGCTGGTTTGACTAATCATCAGGTTTTAAACGTTTTGAGATACGCCGAGAGTAGAGATGGCAAGCTTTCTCTCCGAGATAAGGCTGTCGTATCTGAGTGCCGTAATCCCGCTCTCTTTATAGAGAAATACAAGGGGCTTGATTTACCAGCTTTGAAGGAAGAATTTGAACTTTTCCCGTCCTTTTCTATTTTGGATGATATTTACCCTTGGGATTTATGCGAGATTTATGATGCCCCGACTTTGTTATTTTATCAGGGAAATCTAAAACTACTAGAATTGCCCAAGGCAGCGGTCGTTGGCAGTCGAGACAGCAGCAAGCAAGGAAATGCCTCCGTACAAAAGATTGTCAAGGAGCTAAATAATGAATTGGTTATCGTCAGCGGCCTGGCTCGTGGAATAGATACAGCGGCTCACATGGCAGCCTTGCAAAACGGAGGTCAGACGATTGCTGTCATCGGAACGGGATTAGATGTCTTTTATCCTAAGGCAAATAAAAAACTACAGTCTTACATTGGCAAAAATCATTTATTGCTGACAGAGTATGGTCCAGGTGAACAGCCTTTGAAGTTTCATTTTCCAGAGCGCAATCGTATCATCGCTGGTCTCTGTCGAGGCGTCATCGTGGCAGAAGCTAAGATGCGCTCAGGCAGCCTGATTACCTGTGAGCGAGCGATGGAAGAAGGGCGGGATGTCTTTGCTATTCCGGGGTCTATTTTAGATGGTAAATCTGACGGTTGCCATCATCTGATTCAAGAGGGCGCAAAGTGCATCACATCAGGATCTGACGTCCTTTCTGAGTTTGATTTTTAA
- the topA gene encoding type I DNA topoisomerase gives MSKLVTKTKKKSTTKKNLVIVESPAKAKTIEKYLGRNYKVLASVGHIRDLKKSTMSIDFENNYEPQYINIRGKGPLINDLKKEAKKAKQVFLASDPDREGEAISWHLAHILNLDEKEKNRVVFNEITKDAVKNAFKEPRQIDMDLVDAQQARRVLDRLVGYSISPILWKKVKKGLSAGRVQSVALKLIIDRENEINAFKPEEYWTIDGTFKKGTRQFQASFYGMNGKKMKLTNNDEVKEVLSHLKGDDFTVDSVEKKERRRNAPLPYTTSSMQQDAANKINFRTRKTMMVAQQLYEGINIGSGVQGLITYMRTDSTRISPVAQNEAASFITDKFGTKYSKHGSKAKNASGAQDAHEAIRPSSVFNTPESIAKYLDKDQLKLYTLIWNRFVASQMTAAVFDTMNVKLGQNGVQFAANGSQVKFDGYLAIYNDSDKNKMLPDMEKGDTVKRINTNPEQHFTQPPARYSEATLIKTLEENGVGRPSTYAPTIETIQKRYYVKLVSKRFEPTELGEIVNSLIVEFFPGIVNVKFTAEMEAKLDDVEVGKEQWQKVIDEFYKPFEKEVAKAETEMEKIQIKDEPAGFDCEVCGSPMVIKLGRFGKFYACSNFPDCRHTQAIVKEIGVTCPQCQKGQVIERKTKRNRIFYGCDRYPDCDFTSWDKPVGRNCPKCDHYLIEKKVRGGGKQVVCSNGDYEEEKVK, from the coding sequence GTGTCTAAATTGGTTACAAAAACAAAGAAGAAGTCTACGACCAAGAAAAATCTTGTCATCGTAGAGTCGCCTGCTAAGGCAAAAACAATAGAAAAATATCTGGGACGAAACTACAAGGTTCTGGCCAGTGTCGGGCATATTCGTGACCTGAAAAAGTCTACTATGTCCATTGATTTTGAGAATAACTATGAGCCGCAATACATCAATATTCGTGGTAAAGGGCCCTTGATTAATGACTTGAAAAAAGAAGCGAAGAAAGCTAAGCAAGTTTTTCTGGCAAGTGACCCGGACCGCGAAGGAGAAGCTATTTCTTGGCATCTGGCCCATATTCTTAATCTGGATGAGAAAGAGAAAAACCGTGTCGTCTTCAATGAAATCACCAAAGATGCGGTCAAGAATGCTTTTAAAGAGCCACGCCAGATTGATATGGATCTGGTCGATGCGCAGCAGGCTCGCCGAGTTCTGGATCGCTTGGTTGGTTATTCCATTTCTCCTATTCTCTGGAAAAAAGTCAAAAAAGGCTTGTCAGCTGGTCGGGTGCAGTCTGTCGCTCTCAAGCTGATTATCGACCGGGAAAATGAAATCAATGCCTTCAAACCAGAAGAATACTGGACAATTGACGGAACCTTCAAGAAAGGAACCCGTCAGTTCCAGGCCAGCTTCTATGGTATGAATGGTAAAAAGATGAAGCTGACCAACAACGATGAGGTCAAAGAAGTTCTGTCTCACCTCAAGGGGGATGACTTTACAGTCGACAGTGTCGAAAAGAAAGAGCGTCGACGCAATGCTCCGCTACCCTACACGACTTCCTCTATGCAGCAGGATGCCGCTAATAAGATTAATTTCCGGACTCGTAAGACAATGATGGTGGCTCAGCAGCTCTATGAAGGGATTAATATCGGTTCTGGCGTACAAGGTCTTATTACCTATATGCGTACCGACTCGACTCGTATCAGCCCAGTAGCGCAGAATGAAGCAGCAAGCTTTATCACGGATAAATTTGGCACCAAATATTCCAAACATGGCAGTAAGGCTAAGAACGCTTCTGGCGCTCAAGATGCCCACGAGGCCATTCGTCCTTCAAGCGTTTTCAATACACCGGAAAGTATCGCAAAGTATCTGGATAAGGATCAACTTAAGCTCTATACGCTGATTTGGAACCGTTTTGTAGCCAGCCAAATGACAGCAGCAGTCTTTGATACAATGAATGTTAAGCTGGGGCAAAATGGTGTCCAATTTGCTGCCAACGGCAGTCAGGTCAAGTTTGATGGCTATCTGGCTATTTATAACGACTCTGACAAGAATAAAATGCTGCCAGATATGGAAAAGGGCGATACCGTCAAACGTATCAATACCAATCCAGAACAGCACTTTACCCAGCCACCTGCTCGTTATTCTGAAGCGACTCTTATCAAGACTTTAGAAGAAAATGGTGTTGGCCGTCCGTCTACCTATGCACCGACCATTGAAACTATTCAGAAACGATATTACGTTAAGCTGGTTTCCAAGCGCTTTGAGCCGACGGAACTAGGTGAAATTGTCAATTCACTGATTGTCGAATTCTTCCCTGGCATTGTAAATGTGAAATTTACAGCAGAAATGGAAGCTAAACTAGATGATGTAGAAGTTGGCAAAGAGCAATGGCAGAAAGTTATTGACGAGTTTTATAAACCTTTTGAAAAGGAAGTGGCTAAAGCCGAAACTGAAATGGAGAAAATCCAGATCAAGGATGAGCCAGCTGGTTTTGACTGTGAGGTCTGTGGCAGTCCGATGGTCATCAAATTGGGTAGATTTGGCAAGTTCTACGCTTGCAGCAATTTCCCAGACTGTCGTCACACTCAGGCTATTGTCAAAGAAATCGGCGTGACCTGCCCGCAGTGTCAGAAAGGTCAAGTTATTGAGCGTAAGACTAAACGAAATCGCATTTTCTACGGCTGTGATCGTTATCCTGACTGTGATTTTACATCTTGGGACAAGCCGGTTGGCAGAAACTGTCCAAAATGTGACCATTATCTGATTGAAAAGAAAGTTCGTGGTGGCGGTAAGCAGGTAGTCTGCAGCAATGGCGATTACGAAGAAGAAAAAGTGAAATAA
- a CDS encoding phosphoribosylanthranilate isomerase encodes MTDKFAEFLKIASQLNKMGIVPLLMGSLGLEQVTGQDWQARDIDIHVHGDERGWEAPDEERIYDMDKIEPMMERLGYRLVDLHEHEFQKEGLSIEFGAMETLEAFAGVPLEKLTRKEVEDVEFLLPNAEQFLAIYRASSQDSYRNENNNHKDFAKIAYLEKMTK; translated from the coding sequence ATGACAGATAAATTTGCAGAATTTCTAAAAATCGCGTCTCAACTGAATAAGATGGGCATTGTTCCACTTCTGATGGGTTCTCTAGGTCTGGAGCAAGTTACTGGACAAGACTGGCAGGCGCGTGATATTGATATTCATGTTCATGGTGATGAGCGTGGTTGGGAAGCACCAGATGAAGAACGTATTTACGATATGGACAAGATTGAGCCTATGATGGAGCGCTTGGGTTATCGCTTAGTCGATCTGCACGAGCATGAATTTCAAAAAGAAGGCTTATCTATTGAATTTGGAGCCATGGAAACCTTGGAGGCATTCGCTGGTGTGCCGCTAGAGAAGTTGACTCGAAAAGAAGTTGAAGATGTTGAGTTTCTACTGCCGAATGCAGAGCAATTTTTAGCTATCTACCGTGCTTCTTCTCAAGATTCTTACCGAAATGAAAATAACAATCATAAGGATTTTGCTAAGATTGCTTACTTGGAAAAAATGACAAAATGA
- the trmFO gene encoding methylenetetrahydrofolate--tRNA-(uracil(54)-C(5))-methyltransferase (FADH(2)-oxidizing) TrmFO → MSSSYINVIGAGLAGSEAAYQIAKRGIPVKLYEMRGVKSTPQHKTADFAELVCSNSLRGDALTNAVGLLKEEMRRLDSVILRSAEATRVPAGGALAVDREGFSQMVTELVTNHPLIEVIREEITEIPEDAITVIATGPLTSDALAEKIHALNGGDGFYFYDAAAPIIDVNTIDMTKVYLKSRYDKGEAAYLNAPMTKQEFMDFHDALVNAEEAPLNSFEKEKYFEGCMPIEVMAKRGIKTMLYGPMKPVGLEYPDDYQGPRDGEYKTPYAVVQLRQDNAAGSLYNIVGFQTHLKWGEQKRVFQMIPGLENAEFVRYGVMHRNSYMDSPNLLEQTFRSKKQPNLFFAGQMTGVEGYVESAASGLVAGINAARLFKGEEALVFPETTAIGSLPHYVTHADSKHFQPMNVNFGIIKELEGPRIRDKKERYEKIAERALKDLQFYQEI, encoded by the coding sequence ATGTCATCATCCTATATCAATGTTATCGGTGCTGGTCTGGCTGGCAGTGAAGCAGCTTACCAGATTGCCAAGCGTGGCATCCCAGTCAAACTCTATGAAATGCGGGGTGTTAAGTCAACACCTCAGCACAAAACTGCAGACTTTGCAGAACTGGTCTGCTCTAACTCTCTGCGAGGAGATGCGCTGACCAATGCAGTCGGTCTGCTCAAGGAAGAAATGCGACGGTTGGACTCGGTCATCTTAAGGTCAGCAGAAGCGACTCGGGTGCCAGCGGGTGGTGCTTTAGCGGTTGATAGAGAAGGTTTTTCTCAGATGGTAACGGAGCTAGTGACCAATCATCCATTGATTGAGGTCATTCGTGAAGAAATCACCGAAATTCCAGAAGATGCCATCACAGTTATTGCGACAGGACCCTTGACCAGCGATGCTTTGGCCGAAAAAATCCACGCGCTCAATGGGGGAGACGGTTTTTACTTCTACGATGCAGCAGCGCCAATCATCGATGTCAATACCATTGATATGACCAAGGTCTATCTCAAATCCCGCTATGATAAGGGGGAAGCAGCCTATCTCAATGCACCTATGACTAAGCAAGAATTTATGGATTTCCATGATGCTTTGGTCAATGCTGAGGAAGCACCGCTCAATTCCTTTGAAAAAGAAAAATACTTTGAAGGCTGCATGCCTATTGAAGTCATGGCTAAGCGAGGGATTAAAACTATGCTTTATGGACCGATGAAGCCAGTTGGTTTGGAATATCCAGATGACTATCAAGGCCCTCGAGATGGTGAATATAAGACGCCATACGCTGTGGTGCAGCTTCGTCAGGATAATGCAGCGGGCAGTCTTTACAACATCGTTGGCTTCCAAACTCATCTCAAGTGGGGCGAGCAAAAACGGGTCTTTCAAATGATTCCTGGCCTTGAGAATGCAGAATTTGTCCGCTATGGTGTCATGCATCGAAACTCTTATATGGACTCTCCAAATCTGCTTGAACAGACTTTCCGCTCTAAGAAACAGCCAAATCTTTTCTTTGCAGGTCAAATGACTGGAGTTGAAGGGTACGTAGAGTCAGCAGCTTCAGGTCTAGTTGCTGGTATTAACGCTGCTCGACTCTTCAAGGGAGAAGAAGCACTTGTCTTTCCAGAAACAACAGCTATTGGAAGTCTGCCTCATTATGTTACTCATGCTGACAGCAAGCATTTCCAACCCATGAATGTCAATTTTGGGATTATCAAAGAATTGGAAGGTCCGCGCATTCGTGATAAAAAAGAACGTTACGAAAAAATCGCCGAGCGAGCATTAAAAGACTTACAATTTTATCAAGAAATTTAA
- a CDS encoding DUF1801 domain-containing protein has product MNQKVKNLLDDWLINNPALYEIANSVRTKIRQLSDTVVEEVKYGGILFAAPEPFCGIFVYKQHVTVEFGRGAEMADPYGLLEGKGKGRRHLKLHTLEDIENKHLTDYLRLAQKAAE; this is encoded by the coding sequence ATGAACCAAAAAGTAAAAAATCTGCTGGATGATTGGCTAATTAATAATCCTGCCTTGTATGAAATCGCCAATAGTGTGCGCACGAAAATACGGCAACTGTCAGATACGGTAGTCGAAGAAGTGAAATATGGCGGTATTTTGTTTGCCGCCCCCGAACCGTTTTGCGGCATTTTTGTTTATAAGCAGCATGTAACTGTGGAATTTGGTCGTGGCGCCGAGATGGCAGACCCATACGGTTTGTTGGAAGGCAAGGGTAAAGGCCGTCGCCATTTGAAATTACATACGCTTGAAGATATAGAAAACAAGCATTTGACGGATTACTTGCGATTGGCTCAAAAAGCAGCAGAATAA
- a CDS encoding alpha/beta hydrolase has protein sequence MNKSYFYLEMKTHELVVPYTKQKRRVRVLLPKNYSQDTNKTYPVVYFHDGQNVLYSKESFSGHSWKVIPTIKRNPDIEKMIVVAIDNDGQGRMNEYSAWKFQESNIPGIQFGGKGTEYAEFVMEVVKPFIDQHYRTKSDRMHTAMIGSSLGGNISQFIGVEYQDQIGCLGIFSSANWLHQEAFDRYIERKTLQADQRIFIYVGTEEADDTDKTLMAGNIKQAYIDSSLSYFRQLLVSGVDLANIQIKIQSGAIHNEIAWAEHLPDCFRFIGEKW, from the coding sequence ATGAATAAATCCTATTTTTATCTTGAAATGAAAACACATGAATTAGTCGTTCCTTATACCAAGCAGAAACGCCGTGTCCGCGTATTACTTCCAAAGAACTATAGTCAGGATACAAACAAGACCTATCCGGTCGTTTATTTTCATGACGGACAAAATGTTCTTTATAGCAAGGAATCTTTCAGCGGCCATTCGTGGAAGGTGATTCCGACAATCAAGCGTAATCCAGATATTGAAAAAATGATTGTTGTGGCTATTGACAACGATGGCCAAGGGCGGATGAATGAGTATTCAGCTTGGAAGTTCCAAGAGTCCAATATTCCCGGTATTCAGTTTGGCGGCAAGGGAACGGAGTATGCGGAGTTTGTCATGGAAGTTGTCAAGCCTTTTATTGATCAGCATTATCGAACTAAGTCTGATCGGATGCATACGGCCATGATCGGCTCTTCTCTTGGGGGGAATATCAGCCAGTTTATCGGTGTTGAATACCAAGATCAGATTGGTTGTCTGGGCATCTTTTCATCAGCTAATTGGCTACATCAGGAAGCTTTTGACCGCTATATTGAGAGAAAAACACTCCAGGCAGACCAGCGAATTTTCATTTATGTTGGGACGGAAGAGGCTGATGATACAGATAAGACATTGATGGCGGGCAATATCAAGCAGGCCTATATTGATTCATCGCTCAGCTATTTCCGACAGTTACTTGTGTCTGGGGTAGACTTAGCCAATATCCAGATTAAAATCCAGTCTGGAGCTATTCACAATGAAATCGCTTGGGCGGAGCACTTGCCGGACTGTTTCCGTTTTATCGGCGAAAAATGGTAA
- a CDS encoding esterase family protein: protein MHVEFLSHWSSNLGREMYVNRYGHAGLPIIVFASSGGSHNEYADFGMIEACAGFIEAGKVQFFTLSSVDSESWLADWKHPHDRAEMHRAYERYVIEEAIPFVKHKTGWFDPMMTTGCSMGAYHAVNFFLQHPDVFNKVIALSGVYDARFFVGDNLSDEVIYQNSPADYIWNQNDGWFIDRYRQADIIVCTGLGDWEQDGLPSFYTLKEAFEHKNIPAWFAEWGHDVSHDWVWWRKQMPFFLNELNL from the coding sequence ATGCATGTAGAATTTTTAAGTCATTGGAGCAGCAATCTAGGCCGTGAAATGTATGTCAATCGCTATGGCCACGCTGGGCTCCCGATTATAGTCTTTGCATCATCAGGCGGCAGCCATAATGAGTATGCTGACTTCGGCATGATTGAAGCCTGCGCAGGTTTTATTGAGGCCGGTAAGGTCCAGTTTTTCACTCTTAGCAGTGTTGATAGTGAGAGCTGGTTGGCGGACTGGAAGCATCCTCACGATCGAGCAGAAATGCATCGTGCATATGAGCGTTATGTCATCGAGGAAGCTATTCCTTTCGTTAAGCATAAGACAGGCTGGTTTGACCCTATGATGACGACAGGCTGCTCCATGGGAGCTTATCATGCTGTTAATTTCTTCCTGCAGCATCCAGATGTTTTCAATAAAGTGATTGCCCTCAGTGGTGTCTATGATGCACGTTTCTTTGTCGGTGATAATTTGAGCGACGAAGTCATTTATCAAAACTCGCCAGCTGACTATATCTGGAACCAAAATGATGGCTGGTTTATTGACCGCTATCGACAGGCGGATATTATCGTTTGTACTGGCTTGGGCGACTGGGAGCAGGATGGCCTGCCTTCCTTCTACACGCTGAAAGAGGCTTTTGAGCATAAGAATATTCCAGCTTGGTTTGCTGAATGGGGCCACGATGTTTCCCATGACTGGGTTTGGTGGCGTAAGCAAATGCCTTTTTTCCTTAATGAACTCAATCTTTAA
- a CDS encoding ATP-grasp domain-containing protein, producing the protein MNYIVISPYYPQNFQQFTVELANKGITVLGIGQEPYDQLDQPLKDSLTEYFRVENLENLDEVKRAVAFLFYKHGPIDRIESHNEYWLELDAELREQFNVFGAKPKDLKKTKFKSEMKKLFKKAGVPVVPGQIVNTEAGADLAVKKLGLPLIAKPDNGVGAAATFKLETAEDVERFKQEWDHQTAYFFEKFVQSGEICTFDGLVDKDGQIVFATTFDYAHTPLDLMMYKMDNSYYVLKDMDPKLRAYGEAIVKIFGMKERFFHIEFFREGDDYVAIEYNNRPAGGFTIDVYNFAHSIDLYRGYAAIVAGEPFPAAHMEPLYCLATSRRASTNYAYPEADLLEKYKDNFKVKKDMPAAFAELQGDYLYMLTTPSREQMEQMIADFAKQAD; encoded by the coding sequence ATGAATTATATCGTTATTTCTCCCTATTATCCGCAAAATTTCCAACAGTTTACTGTGGAACTGGCCAATAAAGGTATCACTGTTCTGGGAATTGGTCAGGAGCCTTATGACCAGCTAGACCAGCCTTTGAAGGATTCATTGACTGAATACTTCAGAGTAGAAAATCTTGAAAATCTTGACGAAGTCAAAAGAGCTGTCGCCTTTCTTTTCTACAAGCATGGGCCTATTGATCGGATTGAGTCTCATAACGAATACTGGCTGGAACTGGACGCTGAGTTGCGCGAGCAATTCAATGTTTTTGGAGCAAAACCAAAAGACTTGAAAAAGACCAAGTTCAAATCTGAGATGAAGAAACTCTTTAAAAAAGCAGGTGTTCCAGTCGTACCTGGTCAGATTGTCAATACAGAAGCTGGAGCTGATTTGGCTGTCAAGAAACTTGGCCTGCCTTTGATTGCTAAGCCTGATAATGGAGTGGGAGCAGCTGCGACCTTTAAATTGGAAACAGCAGAAGATGTCGAACGATTCAAGCAAGAATGGGATCATCAGACAGCTTATTTCTTTGAAAAGTTTGTCCAGTCTGGCGAAATCTGTACTTTTGATGGTTTGGTAGATAAGGACGGTCAGATTGTCTTTGCAACCACCTTTGACTATGCGCATACACCGCTGGATTTGATGATGTATAAAATGGACAATTCCTACTACGTTCTCAAGGATATGGATCCAAAGCTACGTGCTTATGGAGAAGCGATTGTCAAAATCTTCGGCATGAAAGAACGTTTTTTCCATATTGAGTTCTTCCGCGAGGGTGATGATTATGTAGCCATTGAGTACAATAATCGTCCAGCAGGTGGCTTTACCATTGATGTCTATAATTTCGCTCACTCAATCGATCTTTACAGAGGCTATGCAGCGATTGTAGCAGGAGAGCCTTTCCCAGCTGCCCACATGGAGCCACTGTATTGTCTGGCAACCTCACGCCGTGCATCAACGAACTATGCTTACCCTGAGGCTGACTTGCTGGAGAAATACAAAGATAATTTCAAGGTTAAAAAAGACATGCCAGCCGCATTTGCGGAGCTGCAAGGTGACTACCTCTATATGCTGACAACACCAAGCCGCGAGCAGATGGAGCAGATGATTGCAGACTTTGCTAAACAGGCAGACTAA
- a CDS encoding thiamine pyrophosphate-dependent dehydrogenase E1 component subunit alpha, which translates to MATLDKDLLLEMFRKMEEIRRMDLKIAQLVKKGKVPGMTHFSVGEEAANVGAMLALNEDDLLTSNHRGHGQAIAKGINLNEMMAEILGKYTGTCKGKGGSMHIADLDAGNLGANGIVGGGMGIAVGAALTQQMHKTGKIVVCFFGDGATNEGVFHEAVNMASIWNLPVIFYCINNGYGISADIKKMTNVEHIHERSAAYGIPGMFIEDGNNVLDVYEGFQKAVEHVRSGKGPVLIESVTYRWLGHSSSDPGKYRTREEVEEWKKKDPIENLRKYLLENKIASEEELEAIQAGVKEAVEASVKFAEDSPFPPLESAFEDIYAD; encoded by the coding sequence ATGGCAACTTTAGATAAAGATCTTTTGTTAGAGATGTTCCGTAAGATGGAAGAAATCCGTCGTATGGACTTAAAAATTGCTCAACTTGTAAAAAAAGGAAAGGTTCCTGGAATGACTCACTTCTCAGTGGGTGAGGAAGCAGCTAATGTCGGTGCTATGCTGGCCTTAAATGAGGATGATTTACTGACTTCTAATCACCGGGGACACGGTCAAGCTATCGCCAAAGGAATCAACCTCAACGAAATGATGGCGGAAATCCTAGGGAAATACACCGGAACCTGTAAAGGAAAAGGCGGCTCTATGCACATTGCTGACCTAGATGCCGGAAACCTTGGTGCTAATGGTATCGTAGGCGGTGGCATGGGAATTGCTGTCGGAGCAGCTCTGACCCAGCAAATGCATAAGACAGGCAAGATTGTTGTCTGCTTCTTTGGTGACGGTGCTACCAACGAAGGTGTCTTCCACGAAGCGGTCAACATGGCTTCTATCTGGAACCTTCCAGTAATTTTCTATTGTATAAATAACGGCTATGGTATTTCTGCTGACATCAAGAAAATGACCAATGTAGAGCACATCCATGAGCGCAGCGCAGCTTATGGCATTCCAGGTATGTTCATCGAAGATGGCAATAATGTTCTGGATGTCTATGAAGGCTTCCAAAAGGCTGTGGAGCATGTTCGCAGTGGTAAAGGACCTGTCTTGATTGAGAGCGTAACCTATCGTTGGTTGGGACACTCGTCTTCTGACCCAGGTAAATACCGTACTCGTGAAGAAGTAGAAGAATGGAAGAAGAAGGATCCAATCGAAAATCTTCGTAAATACTTGCTGGAAAACAAGATTGCAAGCGAGGAAGAGCTGGAAGCTATCCAAGCTGGAGTCAAAGAAGCAGTAGAAGCGTCTGTCAAGTTCGCAGAAGATAGCCCATTCCCACCGCTTGAATCTGCCTTTGAAGATATTTACGCGGACTAA